A single region of the Oreochromis niloticus isolate F11D_XX linkage group LG19, O_niloticus_UMD_NMBU, whole genome shotgun sequence genome encodes:
- the nkx2.1 gene encoding LOW QUALITY PROTEIN: homeobox protein Nkx-2.1 (The sequence of the model RefSeq protein was modified relative to this genomic sequence to represent the inferred CDS: inserted 1 base in 1 codon) yields the protein MSMSPKHTTPFSVSDILSPLEESYKKVSMENNNLGAPLTSYRQPQVSQAAMQQHHMGHNGTVSAAYHMTAAGVSQLSHTAXGGYCNGNLGNMGDLPSYQDGMRGSATATGWYGANPDPRFSTISRFMGSSSGMNMGSMGSLSSLADVGKGMGSLSTTPRRKRRVLFSQAQVYELERRFKQQKYLSAPEREHLASMIHLTPTQVKIWFQNHRYKMKRQAKDKASQQQMQQESGSCQQQQQQSPRRVAVPVLVKDGKPCQGSGHTPTSSAQTHHQQGGNVMIMSNNTSGLGQHQSQQVGSTGHSPDLAQHSSSPPSLQSQVAGLSHLNSPGAEYGSALQCSALLYGRTW from the exons ATGTCGATGAGCCCTAAGCATACGACTCCTTTTTCTGTTTCCGATATCTTGAGTCCCCTTGAGGAGAGCTATAAGAAAGTAAGTATGGAGAATAACAACTTGGGGGCACCTCTCACTTCTTACCGGCAGCCGCAAGTCTCACAGGCGGCGATGCAGCAGCACCACATGGGCCATAATGGGACTGTGTCTGCGGCTTACCACATGACTGCGGCAGGTGTTTCTCAGCTGTCACACACGG ATGGGGGCTACTGTAACGGCAACCTGGGCAACATGGGCGACCTGCCGTCTTACCAAGACGGCATGAGGGGCAGCGCCACGGCAACCGGCTGGTACGGAGCCAACCCAGATCCGCGTTTTTCCACCA TTTCCCGCTTCATGGGCTCTTCGTCGGGGATGAACATGGGCAGCATGGGCAGTCTCAGTTCCCTGGCAGACGTGGGTAAAGGCATGGGCTCTCTGTCAACCACACCGAGGAGAAAGAGGCGAGTGCTGTTCTCCCAGGCGCAGGTGTACGAGCTGGAGCGACGCTTCAAGCAGCAGAAATACCTGTCGGCGCCGGAGAGGGAACACCTGGCAAGTATGATCCACCTCACCCCGACCCAGGTGAAAATCTGGTTCCAGAATCACCGGTATAAAATGAAGAGGCAGGCAAAAGACAAAGCCTCCCAGCAGCAGATGCAGCAGGAGAGCGGCTCCtgccaacaacagcagcaacagtcaCCTCGGAGAGTAGCTGTGCCGGTGCTGGTAAAGGATGGGAAGCCGTGCCAAGGCAGCGGCCACACGCCCACATCCTCCGCTCAGACGCACCACCAGCAAGGGGGCAATGTCATGATTATGTCTAACAACACGTCCGGCCTCGGCCAGCATCAGAGCCAGCAGGTGGGAAGCACAGGTCACTCTCCAGACTTGGCGCAGCACTCCTCCAGTCCGCCCTCACTTCAGAGCCAAGTGGCCGGCCTCTCCCACCTCAACTCCCCCGGCGCAGAGTACGGCTCGGCCTTGCAGTGTTCAGCCCTGTTATACGGCAGGACATGGTGA
- the nkx2.9 gene encoding NK2 transcription factor related, locus 9, whose protein sequence is MQGKETMAAPTKFSFSVRSILDLPEQDADAAKRSSPIYSSCSSSSPYNSWIDCDRSLCMSSDDCNFEASPDSTKPDDQSLDSEPEQSKKSKKRRVLFSKAQTLELERRFRQQRYLSGPEREQLARLLSLTPTQVKIWFQNHRYKMKRGRAEGALQDVEIPQPPVLRRVVVPILVRDGKPFHTCLLDSEKFGCLPPSSQPVPFPLAYTSLQHPSPVALPPRYHQHFPAAAAASSFAWRDFWSDSVHLNSFK, encoded by the exons ATGCAAGGAAAGGAAACGATGGCTGCACCGACCAAGTTCAGTTTTTCCGTAAGGAGCATCCTGGATTTGCCTGAGCAGGATGCGGATGCAGCGAAGCGGTCTTCCCCGATTTACTCCTCTTGCTCTTCCAGCTCACCGTACAACTCATGGATCGACTGCGATCGGAGTCTTTGCATGT CTTCTGACGATTGCAATTTCGAGGCCTCTCCTGACTCAACTAAGCCCGATGACCAGTCCCTCGATTCAGAGCCTGAGCAGAGCAAGAAGAGCAAAAAACGCCGCGTTTTGTTCTCCAAAGCCCAGACCCTTGAGCTGGAAAGGCGCTTCCGCCAGCAGCGCTACCTGTCGGGTCCGGAGAGAGAACAGCTGGCACGGCTGCTGAGCCTGACTCCAACCCAGGTGAAGATCTGGTTTCAGAACCACCGCTACAAGATGAAACGAGGTCGAGCAGAAGGAGCACTGCAGGACGTAGAAATCCCGCAGCCGCCGGTGTTGCGCAGAGTCGTTGTTCCGATCCTGGTCCGAGACGGGAAACCCTTTCACACATGCTTACTTGACTCtgagaaatttgggtgtttACCTCCGTCATCTCAGCCGGTGCCCTTCCCTTTAGCTTACACATCACTTCAGCATCCATCCCCCGTCGCTCTTCCTCCAAGGTACCACCAGCACTTTCCAGCCGCGGCGGCGGCCTCCAGCTTCGCCTGGAGAGACTTTTGGAGTGATTCGGTTCATCTTAATTCTTTCAAGTAA